The following proteins come from a genomic window of Nocardiopsis sp. YSL2:
- the bcp gene encoding thioredoxin-dependent thiol peroxidase, protein MSDPIRLETGDPAPDFTLDDADGKPVTLSEVLAETGKRVVLYFYPAAMTPGCTTEACDFRDNLRDFDSAGFTVLGVSPDTADKLARFRDKEGLTFTLLGDPDKETLRAYGAFGEKKNYGRVVQGVIRSTIIVGTDGKVERAFYNVKATGHVDRIKRELGV, encoded by the coding sequence GTGAGCGACCCGATCCGTCTGGAGACCGGAGACCCGGCACCCGACTTCACCCTCGACGACGCCGACGGCAAGCCCGTGACCCTCAGCGAGGTCCTGGCCGAGACCGGCAAGCGTGTCGTGCTGTACTTCTACCCCGCGGCCATGACGCCCGGCTGCACCACGGAGGCCTGCGACTTCCGCGACAACCTGCGCGACTTCGACTCCGCCGGGTTCACCGTCCTGGGCGTCTCCCCCGACACCGCGGACAAACTCGCCAGGTTCCGGGACAAGGAGGGCCTCACCTTCACCCTGCTCGGCGACCCGGACAAGGAGACCCTGCGCGCCTACGGCGCCTTCGGGGAGAAGAAGAACTACGGCCGCGTCGTGCAGGGCGTGATCCGCTCCACCATCATCGTCGGTACCGACGGCAAGGTCGAGCGGGCCTTCTACAACGTGAAGGCGACCGGCCACGTCG
- a CDS encoding CDP-alcohol phosphatidyltransferase family protein, which translates to MPGFTLDEVRTRTLKERDSWWTVFLVDPMAIRLVRVVANRTSVTPNQLTVAALFLGLGAAVCFALGYRQALALGAVLYFLCFVVDCVDGKLARLTGSESLIGAWMDYVSDRFRVLVCAVALMGGQYVLAQEENPDSAPVVYVWLALAVVFIDMLRYLNALQVYKLRREMRSHLAAALERARATLSMLEPDDRAGERPMSDGGEQAVLRHGISVLEQILHSQNEREARNHRTAGKQPDLTLPKVDLHQEFRTRFPWYQRFWGALNARRIRTHLVGGIEFQMAVFVIAPLAMAVFAMPSLVGWIAAVAGVLLLAFEIAIIYKLWLSTRDFFRVVDGIDGALRFSGPSDGAEDEGRGTGSDTGSQTTMR; encoded by the coding sequence ATGCCTGGATTCACACTCGACGAGGTCAGGACCCGTACCCTCAAGGAGCGCGACTCCTGGTGGACGGTCTTCCTCGTGGACCCGATGGCGATCCGGCTCGTGCGTGTGGTGGCGAACCGGACGTCGGTCACGCCCAACCAGCTCACGGTGGCCGCGCTCTTCCTCGGGCTGGGCGCCGCGGTCTGCTTCGCGCTGGGCTACCGCCAGGCGCTGGCCCTGGGCGCCGTGCTCTATTTCCTGTGCTTCGTCGTGGACTGCGTGGACGGCAAGCTCGCGCGGCTCACCGGGTCGGAGTCCCTCATCGGCGCGTGGATGGACTACGTGTCCGACCGCTTCCGCGTGCTGGTGTGCGCGGTCGCGCTGATGGGCGGTCAGTACGTGCTGGCCCAGGAGGAGAACCCCGACTCCGCGCCCGTGGTCTACGTGTGGCTGGCCCTGGCCGTGGTCTTCATCGACATGCTGCGCTACCTGAACGCGCTGCAGGTGTACAAGCTGCGCCGCGAGATGCGCTCGCACCTGGCCGCCGCTCTGGAGCGGGCGCGTGCCACGCTGTCGATGCTGGAGCCCGACGACCGGGCGGGGGAGCGGCCGATGAGCGACGGGGGCGAGCAGGCCGTCCTGCGGCACGGCATCAGTGTGTTGGAGCAGATCCTGCACAGCCAGAACGAGCGTGAGGCGCGCAACCACCGCACGGCGGGCAAGCAGCCGGACCTGACCCTGCCCAAGGTCGACCTGCACCAGGAGTTCCGGACCCGCTTCCCCTGGTACCAGCGGTTCTGGGGGGCGCTGAACGCCCGTCGGATCCGCACGCACCTGGTCGGCGGCATCGAGTTCCAGATGGCGGTGTTCGTGATCGCGCCGCTGGCGATGGCGGTCTTCGCTATGCCGTCGCTGGTCGGCTGGATCGCTGCGGTCGCGGGCGTTTTGCTTCTCGCGTTCGAGATCGCCATCATCTATAAACTGTGGTTGTCCACGCGGGACTTCTTCCGCGTGGTCGACGGAATCGACGGCGCGCTGAGGTTCTCCGGTCCGTCCGACGGCGCGGAGGATGAGGGCCGGGGCACCGGCTCGGACACGGGTTCCCAGACCACGATGCGCTGA